In Chitinophaga sp. HK235, a single window of DNA contains:
- the cas3 gene encoding CRISPR-associated helicase Cas3' yields the protein MNADFFRQFIAKQDGTTLQEHTHRVRTAGANLLARLPLTPEERNWWAPKLDNCCVLHDLGKIHLTFRNQFVTRLPFRHEIISLWFCENFLQLPLDERFAIATHHKSVIPHQDKKNTSALNTDQLKRDMQCHYRSNAEILTADVLKQWLELMELKMEIKTMEISLVISRDMRNTLHCLYQPNAVPELQMRRQMSMMRALLMAADHIGSARLEEQIPTYTPIRIQDFQPQRNGVYFPFRQFQQRLQNTFTDAIVHAPTASGKTVAALSWIYANQTTHARVFNLLPTTASCNAAALQWQQVFGKEKVTVLHSRTYSFYYEQLETENGADRAQAAWSASTLSAELFYPVKVATLHQLLMTAFKDKGWEFALIDYRNALFVIDEFHTYDALTMGLMIAAVKLFRRVFNARFLFMSATIPAFMMNFMVKELFDGNEDCIVRPDPAFESDRQILNRKRHQLYCRPGTTILSDIPLIRQYLRSHTVLLIVNTVKAAQDLYEIFSDVATVQMLHGGLHEADRIDSEKKIGHPDPAQRPRLLIATQAVEVSLQLDYDILFTENAPAEDLIQRLGRANREGGKTIYPIDYMTKLKHCTVPVYLFEHSIRKTPFYNSDVLADTWKILYRLDTQELSEDDLVAVCNTVYSNGYNPIQQADFEQGLNSTVIRDFETKWVAGHHNDWIKLFIQNGHQKIEVLCGNLLELFNQKRREKRFVEANQLLVSVYFYEVKKQVMHDDTAVIIASDLEYVEGVGYRVRGE from the coding sequence ATGAACGCTGATTTTTTCCGGCAATTTATTGCCAAACAGGATGGGACTACTTTACAGGAGCATACCCATCGCGTAAGGACCGCAGGAGCCAACCTGCTGGCCCGCCTGCCACTGACGCCTGAAGAAAGGAACTGGTGGGCTCCCAAACTGGACAACTGCTGTGTGTTGCACGATCTGGGTAAAATACATCTTACTTTCAGAAACCAGTTCGTCACGCGCTTGCCTTTTCGTCATGAGATCATCTCCCTGTGGTTCTGCGAAAACTTCCTGCAATTGCCGCTGGATGAAAGGTTTGCTATCGCTACACATCATAAATCCGTCATCCCGCATCAGGATAAAAAAAATACTTCCGCCCTCAATACTGATCAGCTCAAAAGAGATATGCAATGCCATTATCGCAGCAATGCGGAAATACTCACCGCTGATGTGCTAAAACAATGGCTGGAGTTGATGGAGCTTAAAATGGAGATTAAAACAATGGAGATCAGTCTGGTAATCTCCAGAGATATGCGTAATACGTTACATTGCCTGTATCAGCCGAATGCCGTTCCAGAACTGCAGATGCGCCGGCAGATGTCGATGATGCGTGCCCTGCTGATGGCAGCAGATCATATTGGCTCTGCAAGGCTGGAAGAACAGATTCCCACTTATACGCCTATACGAATACAGGATTTTCAACCCCAGCGTAATGGCGTATATTTTCCTTTCCGGCAGTTTCAGCAACGTTTACAAAATACTTTCACAGATGCCATCGTGCATGCACCTACTGCCTCCGGAAAAACCGTGGCAGCACTGAGCTGGATATATGCCAATCAAACAACACATGCCCGCGTGTTTAATCTGTTGCCCACCACTGCCAGCTGCAATGCCGCGGCACTGCAATGGCAGCAGGTTTTCGGAAAAGAGAAGGTGACCGTATTACACTCCCGCACCTATAGTTTTTACTATGAGCAACTGGAAACAGAAAACGGGGCAGACCGTGCCCAGGCTGCATGGTCAGCCAGCACTTTGTCAGCAGAATTGTTTTATCCTGTGAAAGTGGCCACCCTGCATCAATTGCTCATGACTGCGTTTAAAGATAAAGGATGGGAATTTGCCCTGATCGATTATCGGAATGCTCTTTTTGTAATAGATGAATTTCATACCTATGATGCTTTGACAATGGGGTTGATGATAGCGGCCGTTAAGCTCTTCAGGCGTGTGTTTAATGCCCGGTTTCTTTTTATGTCTGCTACTATCCCTGCTTTTATGATGAATTTTATGGTGAAGGAACTGTTTGATGGAAATGAAGACTGTATTGTTCGACCAGACCCTGCTTTTGAATCAGACCGGCAGATACTGAACAGAAAACGGCATCAGCTCTATTGCCGGCCCGGGACAACCATCCTCAGCGATATTCCGCTGATCAGGCAATACCTGCGCAGCCATACCGTGCTGTTGATCGTTAATACCGTAAAGGCAGCACAGGACCTTTACGAGATCTTCAGCGATGTTGCTACTGTTCAAATGCTCCATGGTGGCCTGCACGAAGCGGACCGGATAGACAGCGAAAAAAAGATCGGCCACCCTGATCCGGCCCAAAGACCACGGCTGCTGATTGCTACACAGGCTGTCGAAGTCAGCCTGCAGCTGGATTACGATATCCTCTTCACAGAAAATGCACCCGCCGAAGATCTGATACAGCGCCTGGGCCGTGCCAACCGGGAAGGAGGGAAAACAATCTATCCCATCGATTACATGACAAAACTGAAACACTGCACGGTACCTGTTTATCTCTTCGAACACTCCATCCGGAAAACACCGTTCTACAATAGTGATGTATTAGCAGATACCTGGAAAATATTGTATAGGCTGGATACACAGGAGTTGTCAGAAGATGATCTGGTAGCAGTGTGTAACACCGTATACAGCAATGGCTACAACCCCATACAGCAGGCCGATTTTGAACAGGGACTGAACAGTACCGTTATCCGTGACTTTGAAACCAAATGGGTGGCCGGCCATCACAACGATTGGATCAAATTATTTATTCAAAACGGCCATCAAAAGATAGAAGTGCTTTGCGGAAACCTGCTGGAATTATTCAATCAGAAACGCCGTGAGAAACGGTTTGTAGAAGCCAACCAGTTATTGGTATCAGTGTATTTTTATGAAGTGAAAAAGCAGGTAATGCATGATGATACCGCCGTGATCATTGCATCTGACCTGGAGTATGTGGAGGGAGTAGGGTATAGGGTGCGGGGAGAATAA
- the cas7i gene encoding type I-B CRISPR-associated protein Cas7/Cst2/DevR: MMATLNNITGALLIDATAAFLNGAGLDRGEDKNRVIPKTFWEKVNNRSEEVPYVSAQAWRRWLRDTTNEENNWLPSELRGIKESEKGSTSKIATELNPIDFPEDDLFGYMKSGKGKEETLQRTSPFKSSVLKGLRNMRTLSTDEAFVHLKDGTPLPYATKFYATHLEGFFNLEYYRLGVYDNLGSRQELSTALLEKYKSSFRETALYGKFKRYELKDAALTRKARAAGLLKGLGYMRGGAKQAAFGADVSPKVLILAGMESANPVFNNIFTGSGERPGINLGALREIARDYRHKLSTPVYVGIRAGYLQGEEEIKNLGDGFVVDSPLGVVHQFTVKHLHND, encoded by the coding sequence ATGATGGCTACATTAAACAACATTACCGGCGCGTTACTGATAGACGCCACAGCGGCCTTTTTGAACGGAGCCGGCTTAGACAGAGGAGAAGATAAGAACAGAGTAATACCCAAAACATTCTGGGAAAAAGTAAACAACCGTTCGGAAGAAGTGCCTTATGTGTCTGCCCAGGCCTGGCGCCGCTGGCTGCGTGATACCACCAATGAAGAAAACAACTGGCTTCCCAGTGAACTGCGCGGTATCAAGGAATCTGAAAAAGGCAGTACCAGCAAAATTGCTACAGAGCTTAATCCTATAGATTTTCCGGAAGATGACCTGTTTGGTTATATGAAAAGCGGAAAAGGAAAAGAAGAAACATTGCAACGGACATCTCCCTTTAAATCTTCTGTTCTCAAAGGCCTTCGCAATATGCGTACTTTAAGTACAGACGAAGCTTTTGTACACCTGAAGGATGGAACACCTTTACCTTATGCCACAAAATTTTATGCTACCCATCTGGAAGGTTTTTTTAACCTCGAATATTATCGTTTAGGCGTTTACGATAACCTGGGTAGCCGGCAGGAGTTATCTACAGCGTTATTGGAAAAATACAAGAGCAGTTTCCGGGAAACAGCTCTGTACGGCAAGTTTAAGCGATATGAACTGAAAGATGCGGCACTGACCAGAAAGGCCAGGGCAGCCGGATTGCTGAAAGGACTGGGGTATATGCGTGGTGGTGCCAAGCAGGCTGCTTTTGGCGCCGATGTATCACCCAAAGTGCTGATACTCGCCGGTATGGAATCTGCCAACCCGGTATTCAACAATATTTTCACCGGTAGTGGTGAACGGCCGGGTATCAATCTGGGTGCATTGAGAGAAATAGCACGCGACTATCGGCATAAGTTGTCGACTCCGGTATATGTTGGTATCCGGGCTGGTTACTTACAGGGCGAAGAAGAAATAAAGAATCTTGGTGATGGTTTTGTGGTAGACTCCCCGCTGGGTGTGGTACATCAGTTTACTGTCAAGCATCTGCATAATGATTAA
- a CDS encoding CRISPR-associated endoribonuclease Cas6 codes for MRFRIKLLAVHQETVIPINYPYALSAVIFKILHQADEEYAAFLHEKGYSRPGSLKVFKLFSFSEIRTAFRIEGDRFRLLSREAVFTISFHLPQAAENFIRGLFLNEIFEIGDRRSKGVFNVAAVQAVPSQLEDIPDSEIREVLLQPFSPLVCGSKNDRGYYDFLSPSHPDFVKQLVYNWREKFITLYGEEQADSVFGPVSVEVVLMDNPPKSRLITIKADTPQETKIRGYTNFRLKVKAGGQALRLLADAGAGVYNSAGMGSLQVV; via the coding sequence ATGCGTTTTAGAATCAAACTATTGGCAGTACACCAGGAAACAGTCATTCCCATTAATTACCCCTATGCCTTATCGGCAGTGATATTTAAAATATTACATCAGGCTGATGAAGAATACGCCGCTTTTCTGCATGAGAAAGGCTATTCCCGGCCAGGTTCCCTCAAAGTATTCAAACTGTTTTCTTTTTCAGAGATCAGGACGGCTTTCCGGATAGAGGGCGACAGGTTCCGCCTTTTATCCAGGGAGGCGGTTTTTACGATCTCTTTCCATCTGCCGCAGGCGGCAGAGAATTTTATCCGGGGACTGTTTCTGAATGAGATCTTTGAGATCGGCGACCGGCGCAGCAAAGGCGTTTTTAACGTAGCTGCGGTACAGGCGGTGCCCTCACAACTGGAAGACATCCCGGACAGTGAAATCCGGGAAGTATTGCTGCAACCGTTTTCTCCTCTGGTATGCGGCTCTAAAAATGACCGGGGGTATTACGACTTTCTGTCGCCGAGCCACCCCGATTTTGTAAAACAACTGGTATACAACTGGCGGGAGAAATTTATCACCCTGTATGGTGAAGAACAGGCTGATAGCGTATTTGGACCTGTCAGTGTAGAAGTGGTGTTGATGGACAATCCTCCCAAATCCCGTTTAATCACCATCAAGGCAGATACACCACAGGAGACCAAAATCCGCGGTTATACCAACTTCCGGCTCAAAGTTAAAGCAGGCGGCCAGGCGCTGAGGCTCCTGGCGGATGCTGGGGCCGGCGTGTATAACAGCGCCGGTATGGGCAGTCTTCAGGTTGTGTGA
- a CDS encoding ATP-binding protein, whose translation MTYSRLFHPALLVRGIIHTGTAQLEGEEKKRVSIINTLSLASIVLCLIFGTAIYYLTGNIRILLPAYVEALLFVVVLLFNHFRLHNTAAILTALLHNTSIVYFSILMGMVAEVHLLFFFLVGAALTVFQGKPLLISVSITISVLCLILCELNYYYNVIQPLDLSLSDQFLIRWVSIPAILVLDVITIYIYVRGLKRKNVLLQRKAAALEKADKDSRRQAMETSHEMRNPFNAVYGITQDLLMKVQQSDKYPELKSSVEHLYSASHNVLQILNNNLEHHRLEEGVTPQLETSTFNLREWAAETTSIYQYIANVRDVQIALEIEPGMPALIEGDKIKLTQVLNNLLFNAIKFTHAGSTVTVQINQALPDWQLHVKDSGAGIPEERLSTIFSPYVSEQHAFGGTGLGLPIVQRFAELMGGTVSVASKQGEGSVFTLTLPLVAAEEKVAEASVSKQLTIRSFKGVKALVIDDNEMSNMILSRFLERMECEVVSALSGEEGVKLADSLHPDIIFLDSHMPDMNGKDTLAVLHSMPVVRNAIVIAVSGDAAETSIGDLLKAGANGFMTKPIDLKALNDLMIKYESRIANKNAK comes from the coding sequence ATGACCTATTCTAGATTATTCCATCCTGCGCTTCTGGTGCGGGGAATTATACATACAGGGACTGCTCAACTGGAAGGAGAAGAGAAGAAACGAGTCAGTATCATCAATACACTTAGTCTGGCTTCCATCGTATTATGTCTGATTTTTGGCACTGCGATTTATTATCTTACCGGCAACATCCGGATATTACTCCCCGCCTACGTTGAAGCCCTGTTGTTTGTAGTGGTGTTATTGTTTAACCACTTCCGGCTGCATAACACAGCAGCTATCCTCACCGCCCTGCTTCACAATACTTCCATCGTTTATTTCAGCATACTGATGGGGATGGTAGCGGAAGTTCATTTACTGTTCTTTTTCCTCGTAGGTGCCGCCCTGACTGTTTTTCAGGGCAAGCCACTGCTGATATCTGTCAGTATCACTATCTCTGTACTATGTCTGATACTGTGTGAGCTGAATTATTATTACAACGTTATACAGCCGCTGGATCTGTCACTTTCCGATCAGTTCCTGATCCGCTGGGTATCCATTCCGGCCATCCTGGTGCTGGATGTGATCACGATTTACATCTATGTGCGCGGGCTGAAACGAAAGAATGTTTTGTTGCAACGGAAAGCGGCAGCCCTGGAAAAAGCAGACAAAGACAGTCGTCGTCAGGCGATGGAAACCTCTCATGAGATGAGGAATCCTTTTAACGCTGTATATGGTATCACGCAGGACCTGCTGATGAAAGTGCAGCAGAGTGATAAATATCCCGAATTAAAATCTTCTGTGGAGCATCTGTATTCCGCTTCCCATAATGTGCTGCAGATTCTTAACAACAATCTTGAGCATCACCGGCTGGAGGAAGGTGTTACCCCTCAACTCGAAACCAGTACTTTTAATTTGCGGGAATGGGCAGCGGAAACCACGAGTATTTACCAGTATATCGCTAATGTACGGGATGTGCAGATTGCGCTGGAGATTGAGCCGGGGATGCCTGCCCTGATTGAAGGGGATAAAATTAAATTAACACAGGTACTTAATAACCTGCTGTTTAACGCTATTAAGTTTACACATGCAGGCAGTACGGTAACGGTGCAGATCAACCAGGCATTGCCTGATTGGCAGCTGCATGTAAAAGACAGCGGAGCTGGTATTCCGGAAGAAAGACTCTCCACTATTTTTTCGCCGTATGTGTCTGAGCAGCATGCTTTTGGCGGTACCGGGCTGGGACTGCCTATTGTGCAGCGTTTTGCGGAACTGATGGGAGGCACGGTATCGGTAGCCAGCAAGCAAGGGGAAGGGTCCGTATTTACCTTGACATTACCGCTGGTGGCCGCAGAAGAAAAGGTGGCGGAGGCGTCTGTATCGAAACAGCTTACCATCCGGTCTTTCAAGGGAGTGAAAGCGCTGGTGATAGATGATAATGAAATGAGCAACATGATATTGTCCAGGTTCCTGGAGCGGATGGAGTGTGAAGTGGTGTCGGCGCTGAGTGGGGAAGAAGGCGTGAAACTGGCGGACAGTCTGCATCCTGACATTATTTTTCTTGACTCCCATATGCCGGACATGAACGGAAAGGATACGCTGGCTGTTCTGCACAGTATGCCGGTGGTCCGCAATGCCATTGTTATCGCGGTTTCCGGCGATGCCGCCGAAACTTCTATTGGTGATTTACTGAAAGCCGGTGCCAATGGTTTCATGACCAAACCGATTGACCTGAAAGCCCTGAACGACCTCATGATAAAATACGAATCACGAATTGCGAACAAAAATGCGAAGTGA
- a CDS encoding ABC transporter ATP-binding protein — MITLQGVSKSFQRKLVLDDIHLTVQPHDICCLLGKNGAGKSTLINIIARLISQDKGAVLIKGQVFDDNKILIKEKIGLVSQFDYLIEQLTGYQYLEFSGLLYKMKPADIKERINSLSLFFFENTTDIHQVIKGYSSGMRMKLNIMAALLHKPDILLLDEPFANLDPVTCHKLAGFLQEFAAAPGKLVIISSHDLLYVDKIATRICVLHDKKVVFDGDKESFTNGGAKELDKQLLELINPAGINTASLNWLT; from the coding sequence ATGATCACATTACAAGGTGTCTCGAAAAGTTTCCAGCGTAAACTGGTACTGGACGACATCCATCTCACAGTTCAACCCCATGACATCTGTTGTCTGTTAGGCAAAAACGGTGCCGGTAAAAGCACCCTTATCAACATCATCGCCCGGCTTATATCCCAGGACAAGGGAGCGGTGTTGATTAAAGGCCAGGTGTTTGATGACAACAAAATTCTTATCAAGGAAAAAATCGGTCTCGTCAGTCAGTTCGACTATCTGATAGAGCAGCTCACTGGCTACCAGTACCTGGAATTCAGTGGACTGCTCTACAAAATGAAGCCCGCCGATATCAAAGAAAGAATCAACAGCCTGTCCCTCTTCTTCTTCGAAAACACCACCGACATTCACCAAGTTATCAAGGGCTATTCTTCCGGCATGCGCATGAAACTCAACATCATGGCAGCCCTTCTCCACAAGCCCGATATACTATTGCTGGATGAACCCTTTGCCAACCTCGACCCCGTGACCTGTCATAAACTCGCCGGCTTCCTGCAGGAGTTTGCAGCAGCTCCTGGCAAACTGGTGATCATCTCCTCTCATGATCTGCTGTATGTGGATAAAATTGCTACCCGCATCTGTGTGCTGCACGACAAAAAAGTAGTGTTTGATGGTGATAAGGAAAGCTTTACCAATGGCGGTGCCAAAGAACTCGACAAACAATTGCTCGAACTGATCAATCCTGCCGGCATCAACACGGCTTCGCTGAACTGGTTAACCTGA
- a CDS encoding endopygalactorunase, translated as MKNTYTLILTGMLMVAASMDALASPFFKRQGPGRSPVSSMDTLASSSPISQGPGPKLTAAPVSPHIAGISGDTIRVVNGITRSFTVDSQEDEGLVLIRPTVADLLAEVQAASPDHISCQINTADGILKTAGTITAGDHLTATNANGSTIYLLWPENRALTGQLQLLQPTITAGTSKDLILQYTAGQRTPDATISIYFPAGIRITPDNTTVNVIGRGAVLLKGLDKQSIGRTGTRYSYSKVGTVDIQSAADGGSIVIFRHLDLRPANGPDLVLKVRNVVLTATGQYPFKAMYTTAAPAVLTSSGTGTETALLHVVHTITDFERIIVNDQPFHALEKATQARFRWTTTIAADVKLQQSPDSGKTWTRANARVDAARGTAVVTGLQPGKLYQFRLSSKEGLSNIASHYSGRLDVQHFGINGDEETDHTDRINAAIRYLHDIGGGTLFFGKGIYNVRTVHLQSNVYLYVDKGAVIRAIKGADAPEATWFSDKAYRAGLSPTDPGPYLDPENYLTKQDVGHHYFHNAMFFGERLDNIKIIGNGLITGNGNLVTSDKVMNNPPDKRADKMFSLKLCTNVEIGGIARDNDLWYDPEKDAPYYTGKDGSKITDDSNMLQIDRAGHFVLLATGTDNIFVHDTYFGKDNQSNVRDIYDFMACNQVTVRNIYSRVSSDDIIKPGSDCSLGFTRPARHYRVRNVIGDTNCNLFQIGSETADDIMDICVDNIYVLGANKAGFSISTNDGAYVKDIHLNCGHTGPVNQRSKMFRTTAPFFISISNRGRIIGATAGKYTFTEEGRKRTELLVQNVNIGQVENILINGIDIAEVYSGSSFGGDVRWKPFDGSQKRATSIIAGYQLPEPAAVEGGLNFTLPDGRHTGYIRNVVFKDVHITDKGGNPLSDTSQRPPELGVGQYNVGNLKVQPAYGLWARHVEGLSIQGSSFRYEKRDSRFVLYLDDVKGASISNIKVIKATDALSIIGQNRSSGIRLKNIVCYQDEWGKSPVTGAVGTVSSR; from the coding sequence ATGAAAAACACGTATACACTGATATTGACAGGTATGTTGATGGTGGCTGCTTCCATGGATGCGTTGGCTTCCCCGTTTTTTAAGAGACAAGGCCCTGGCCGCAGTCCTGTATCTTCTATGGATACGTTGGCTTCCTCATCGCCAATAAGCCAGGGGCCTGGCCCTAAGCTGACAGCAGCTCCTGTATCTCCTCATATCGCCGGTATCAGCGGTGATACTATCCGGGTGGTAAACGGTATTACCCGCTCTTTCACGGTCGATAGCCAGGAAGATGAGGGACTGGTGCTTATACGCCCTACCGTGGCCGATCTGCTCGCAGAAGTACAAGCGGCCAGCCCTGACCATATCAGCTGCCAGATAAACACTGCCGATGGTATCCTGAAAACAGCCGGCACTATCACTGCGGGCGACCACCTGACCGCCACTAACGCCAACGGGAGTACGATATATCTCTTATGGCCGGAAAACAGGGCACTGACAGGTCAGCTGCAGCTACTGCAACCCACGATCACCGCCGGAACCAGCAAAGATCTGATCCTTCAATACACCGCCGGACAAAGAACGCCGGATGCTACCATCAGCATTTATTTCCCTGCCGGTATCCGGATAACGCCGGATAATACAACCGTCAACGTGATTGGCAGAGGAGCCGTGTTGCTGAAGGGTCTGGACAAACAATCCATTGGCCGTACCGGCACCCGCTATTCCTATTCCAAAGTGGGAACTGTGGATATTCAGTCTGCGGCCGACGGAGGCAGTATAGTCATTTTCCGCCACCTGGACCTGCGCCCGGCCAACGGCCCTGATCTGGTCCTGAAAGTCCGTAATGTAGTATTGACAGCAACAGGACAGTATCCCTTTAAAGCAATGTATACGACAGCAGCACCTGCTGTGCTGACAAGTTCCGGCACCGGCACAGAAACAGCCCTGCTGCATGTAGTGCATACCATCACCGACTTTGAACGGATCATTGTAAACGATCAACCTTTTCATGCCCTGGAAAAGGCTACCCAGGCCCGTTTCCGCTGGACCACTACCATAGCCGCTGATGTAAAGTTACAGCAGTCACCGGACAGCGGTAAAACCTGGACACGTGCCAATGCCCGCGTGGATGCAGCCAGGGGCACTGCTGTGGTAACAGGACTGCAGCCCGGCAAATTATACCAGTTCAGGCTTTCCAGCAAAGAAGGTCTTTCCAATATCGCTTCCCATTACAGCGGCAGGCTGGATGTACAACATTTTGGCATCAATGGTGATGAGGAAACCGATCATACTGACCGGATCAACGCTGCCATCCGTTATCTGCATGACATCGGCGGTGGTACCCTATTCTTTGGCAAAGGCATCTACAACGTACGCACGGTACACCTGCAAAGTAACGTGTACCTGTATGTGGACAAAGGTGCTGTTATCCGCGCCATCAAAGGGGCCGATGCACCGGAAGCCACCTGGTTCTCCGATAAGGCCTATCGTGCCGGCCTTTCACCAACAGATCCGGGCCCTTATCTCGATCCGGAAAACTATCTCACCAAACAGGATGTAGGGCATCATTATTTTCACAACGCCATGTTCTTCGGGGAAAGGCTGGACAACATCAAAATCATCGGCAATGGCCTCATCACCGGTAATGGTAATCTGGTGACCAGCGACAAGGTCATGAACAATCCTCCCGACAAACGCGCCGATAAAATGTTTTCACTGAAGTTGTGTACCAATGTGGAAATCGGCGGCATCGCCCGTGATAATGATCTGTGGTATGATCCGGAAAAAGATGCACCCTACTACACTGGTAAAGACGGATCGAAAATAACAGATGACAGTAATATGTTGCAGATAGACCGCGCCGGTCACTTCGTACTGCTGGCCACCGGTACAGACAACATCTTTGTGCATGATACCTACTTCGGCAAAGACAATCAGAGTAATGTCCGTGATATCTACGACTTTATGGCCTGTAATCAGGTGACCGTCCGTAATATCTATTCCAGGGTCAGTTCCGATGATATCATCAAGCCGGGATCTGATTGTTCACTGGGCTTTACACGTCCTGCACGTCATTACCGCGTGCGTAATGTAATCGGTGATACCAACTGCAACCTGTTCCAGATTGGTTCAGAAACTGCCGATGATATCATGGATATCTGTGTGGACAATATTTATGTGCTGGGTGCCAACAAAGCAGGTTTCTCCATCTCTACCAATGACGGTGCATATGTAAAGGATATCCATCTCAACTGTGGTCATACCGGTCCGGTAAATCAACGTTCCAAAATGTTCCGTACCACTGCTCCTTTCTTTATTTCCATCTCCAACAGAGGACGTATCATCGGAGCTACAGCAGGTAAATACACGTTTACAGAAGAAGGCCGGAAAAGAACAGAGCTGCTGGTACAGAATGTGAATATCGGTCAGGTGGAAAACATCCTGATCAATGGTATTGATATCGCGGAAGTATATAGTGGCAGCTCCTTTGGAGGTGATGTTCGCTGGAAGCCTTTTGATGGTTCGCAGAAGCGTGCCACTTCCATTATAGCAGGATATCAGCTGCCGGAACCGGCAGCAGTGGAGGGAGGGCTGAACTTTACCTTGCCTGATGGCCGGCATACCGGGTATATCAGGAACGTGGTGTTTAAGGATGTACATATCACCGATAAAGGCGGCAATCCCTTATCCGACACCAGCCAGCGGCCACCGGAGCTGGGCGTGGGCCAATACAATGTGGGCAACCTTAAAGTGCAGCCGGCTTACGGGCTGTGGGCCCGTCATGTGGAAGGGCTTAGCATTCAGGGAAGTTCCTTCCGCTACGAAAAACGGGACAGCCGTTTTGTATTATATCTCGATGATGTAAAGGGTGCCAGCATTTCCAATATCAAAGTGATAAAAGCAACAGATGCTTTATCAATCATCGGGCAAAACAGGTCTTCCGGCATTCGGCTGAAAAACATTGTCTGCTATCAGGATGAATGGGGCAAATCGCCGGTAACGGGAGCTGTTGGTACCGTGAGCAGCCGATAG
- a CDS encoding efflux RND transporter periplasmic adaptor subunit → MYASHRDCSPALIFSLALLLTACSGNPSKKGRSRDNQAKVYANITLRPITATINTDFPATIQGQQNIEIRPKIDGYMQDMYVDEGSEVKKGQLLFRISAPQYEQNVRTAEANIKIAEADVNAAQMEVNKVKPLVDQDIISPYGLESARYTLEAKKAALAQAKANLVNARVNLSYTTIYSPADGVIGAVPFKIGSLVSSTTAQPLTTVSNITKIYAYFSINEKESLNFFAHAKGNTVQEKLKTLPPVKLLLPNGATFAQSGDIETIGGLVNQQTGSVTLRATFSNPGGLLRSGNSAIVRMPYTRDSALLIPQSATYQVQGKLFVYVIDHSVHDTLKAKSVPVSVNAGTSGNNYVVEDGLKTGDQVLVEGTISLRDGMPVKTRSVSADSVYRQ, encoded by the coding sequence ATGTACGCATCACACCGTGACTGCTCTCCGGCACTGATATTCAGCCTGGCCTTGCTGTTGACCGCCTGTTCGGGCAACCCTTCCAAAAAGGGCCGCAGCCGCGACAATCAGGCAAAAGTATATGCCAACATCACCCTCCGCCCCATTACCGCTACTATCAACACAGATTTCCCCGCTACCATCCAGGGACAACAGAACATAGAAATACGGCCTAAAATAGACGGCTATATGCAGGACATGTATGTAGACGAAGGCTCCGAAGTAAAAAAGGGACAGCTGCTCTTCCGTATCAGTGCGCCGCAATACGAACAGAACGTCCGTACAGCAGAAGCCAATATCAAAATAGCAGAAGCAGACGTTAATGCAGCGCAGATGGAAGTCAACAAGGTAAAGCCGCTGGTAGACCAGGACATCATCAGTCCCTACGGCCTCGAATCCGCCCGCTACACCCTCGAAGCCAAAAAGGCCGCCCTCGCACAAGCAAAGGCCAATCTGGTCAATGCCCGGGTGAACCTCAGCTACACCACCATCTACAGTCCCGCTGACGGCGTCATCGGCGCGGTGCCGTTTAAAATAGGCAGCCTTGTGAGCAGCACCACCGCACAACCACTCACCACCGTCTCCAACATCACAAAAATTTACGCTTACTTCTCCATCAACGAAAAAGAATCGCTCAATTTCTTTGCACATGCCAAAGGCAATACCGTACAGGAAAAACTGAAGACATTGCCGCCGGTAAAGCTGTTACTCCCCAATGGCGCCACCTTCGCGCAGTCGGGTGATATAGAAACCATCGGCGGCCTTGTGAACCAGCAAACCGGTTCCGTGACTCTGCGTGCTACCTTCTCCAATCCCGGCGGCCTGCTGCGCAGTGGTAACAGCGCCATCGTCAGGATGCCTTACACCCGCGACAGTGCCCTGCTGATACCACAAAGCGCCACCTATCAGGTACAAGGCAAACTGTTTGTATACGTGATAGACCATTCCGTCCATGATACGCTCAAAGCCAAATCCGTTCCGGTGAGCGTGAATGCCGGTACTTCGGGCAACAACTACGTAGTGGAAGACGGGCTCAAAACCGGCGACCAGGTGCTGGTAGAGGGTACCATCAGCCTGCGTGACGGCATGCCTGTCAAAACCAGAAGTGTTAGTGCAGATAGTGTGTACAGGCAATAA